One Janthinobacterium sp. TB1-E2 genomic region harbors:
- a CDS encoding sensor histidine kinase produces MNSSTTKPSLSWRQRLSQRSGRETLAWGVVLAACLATVWLVYFWTERIAIGKLQASGAQRLEVYVSSLENALEKYDFLPKTLELNRDVIRLLQHPEDPVLVDTVNHYLEQMNAQAKSSTIFISNLDGNTRAASNWQQPDSFIGDNISFRPYAQDALRGTPGRFYGVGTTRLEPGYFFAHGIYQNGHMLGLATVKVNLETLEKRWVQGADKVMLADEHGVIFLSSMADWKYKTLAPLSPAIVEELNRTRQYYSKQLAAIPFVSDRQLGNGARVISVREQEHADTPPKISSSVMTQIKLKSPQGWTFIYLSDLAQAKASARAAAAFSCVLLGFFMLLFFYLRQRRAAVAQKLRAREDLQHAYDNLEAMVEERTSELNAMTQSLSQEIEVRSKAEQKLHITQNELFQAGKMAVLGQMSASITHELNQPLTALRTMSDNAVILLERGRLDDARRNLAKISQIAARMGTITGQLKIFARKSTTSLTSVSIPTAISNALFLVERRLQVENVRFTLQLPPEDIFAMCESNRLEQVLVNLYANALDAMNGSDVRSLRVSVECTPEHVLIHVADTGPGLSTEVYEHLFEPFFTTKPQGLGLGLGLAISEQITRQFGGVLRAENAPGGGAIFTIELQIATQEEKHV; encoded by the coding sequence ATGAATAGCAGTACTACCAAACCCTCCCTTTCCTGGCGCCAGCGCCTGTCGCAACGGTCGGGCCGCGAAACGCTGGCCTGGGGCGTGGTGCTGGCCGCCTGCCTGGCCACCGTCTGGCTCGTGTATTTCTGGACCGAACGCATTGCCATCGGCAAGCTGCAGGCCAGCGGCGCGCAGCGCCTTGAGGTGTATGTCAGCAGCCTGGAAAATGCGCTGGAGAAATACGACTTCCTGCCCAAGACCCTGGAGCTGAACCGCGACGTGATCCGCCTGCTGCAGCACCCGGAAGATCCGGTCCTCGTCGATACGGTCAACCATTATCTCGAGCAGATGAATGCCCAGGCGAAATCGTCGACGATTTTCATCAGCAACCTCGATGGCAACACGCGGGCCGCCAGCAACTGGCAGCAGCCCGACAGCTTTATTGGCGACAATATCTCGTTCCGCCCCTACGCCCAGGATGCGCTGCGCGGCACGCCGGGCCGCTTCTATGGCGTCGGCACGACACGGCTGGAACCCGGTTACTTCTTTGCCCACGGCATCTACCAGAATGGCCACATGCTGGGCCTGGCAACGGTAAAGGTGAACCTGGAAACCCTGGAAAAACGCTGGGTGCAGGGCGCCGACAAGGTCATGCTGGCCGACGAGCACGGCGTGATCTTTCTCAGTTCCATGGCGGACTGGAAGTACAAGACCCTGGCGCCGCTGTCGCCCGCCATCGTCGAAGAACTCAACCGCACGCGCCAGTATTATTCGAAGCAGCTGGCCGCCATCCCTTTCGTTTCCGACCGCCAGCTGGGCAATGGCGCCCGCGTGATCAGCGTGCGCGAGCAGGAACACGCCGACACGCCGCCGAAGATCAGCTCGAGCGTCATGACGCAGATCAAACTCAAGTCGCCGCAAGGCTGGACTTTCATTTATTTGTCCGACCTGGCCCAGGCCAAGGCCAGCGCGCGCGCGGCGGCTGCCTTCTCGTGCGTACTGCTGGGCTTTTTCATGCTGCTGTTCTTTTACCTGCGCCAGCGCCGCGCGGCCGTGGCGCAAAAATTGCGCGCCCGCGAAGATCTGCAGCATGCCTATGACAACCTGGAAGCCATGGTCGAGGAACGCACGTCGGAACTCAATGCCATGACGCAAAGCCTGAGCCAGGAAATCGAGGTGCGCAGCAAAGCCGAGCAAAAGCTGCACATCACGCAAAACGAACTGTTTCAAGCTGGCAAGATGGCCGTGCTGGGGCAGATGTCGGCCAGCATCACGCATGAACTGAACCAGCCACTGACGGCGCTGCGCACCATGTCCGACAATGCCGTCATCCTGCTCGAGCGGGGTCGGCTCGACGATGCGCGGCGCAATCTGGCGAAGATATCGCAAATTGCGGCCAGGATGGGGACCATTACGGGACAATTGAAGATTTTTGCGCGCAAGTCGACAACCAGCCTGACGTCCGTGTCGATTCCCACGGCCATCAGCAACGCCCTGTTCCTCGTCGAGCGCCGGCTGCAGGTGGAAAATGTGCGTTTTACCTTGCAACTGCCGCCCGAAGACATCTTCGCCATGTGCGAAAGCAACCGCCTGGAACAGGTGCTGGTAAATCTGTACGCGAATGCGCTCGACGCCATGAATGGCAGCGACGTGCGCAGCCTGCGCGTGTCCGTCGAATGCACGCCCGAGCACGTACTGATCCATGTGGCCGACACGGGCCCGGGCCTGTCGACGGAAGTGTATGAGCACCTGTTCGAACCGTTCTTCACGACAAAACCGCAAGGACTGGGACTGGGCCTGGGACTGGCCATTTCCGAACAGATCACGCGCCAGTTCGGCGGCGTGCTGCGCGCCGAAAACGCCCCCGGCGGCGGCGCCATCTTCACCATCGAACTACAGATAGCAACGCAGGAGGAAAAACATGTTTGA
- a CDS encoding porin: MKKVLFTLLTLGAASTGAMAQSSVTMYGVADAGLVFDKDASGDRLNRVASGVASGSRIGFKGKEDLGGGLAATFVLESGFNIDTGTSGQGGRLFGRQAYVGLTGSAGALTLGRQYTPYYLALRDVADPFVIGLAGTASNIMATNYRIDNMVQYSTPTWSKLSADLAYGFGEVAGDNAKNRSMGGAVHYIDGPLNVTLTHHRQENALATQQTRNTLLATRYDFGVVQGNFGYADNRALDDSKSNDILVGFSAPFGATKLVASYIRHNDKSNANRDAQQWAIGAFYALSKRSDLYTGYGHISNKNGATYKVGNATDDGTGNSGFNLGMRHTF, translated from the coding sequence ATGAAAAAAGTCCTGTTTACCCTGCTGACCCTCGGCGCAGCCTCCACCGGCGCCATGGCCCAATCGAGCGTGACCATGTATGGCGTGGCTGACGCCGGCCTGGTGTTCGACAAGGATGCGTCCGGAGACCGCCTGAACCGCGTCGCTTCCGGCGTCGCTTCGGGCTCGCGCATCGGCTTCAAGGGCAAGGAAGACCTCGGTGGTGGCCTGGCCGCTACCTTCGTGCTGGAAAGCGGTTTCAATATCGATACCGGTACCTCGGGCCAGGGCGGCCGGCTGTTCGGCCGCCAGGCGTATGTGGGCCTGACCGGCAGCGCCGGCGCCCTCACCCTGGGCCGCCAATATACGCCGTACTACCTGGCCCTGCGCGACGTGGCCGATCCGTTTGTCATCGGCCTGGCCGGCACGGCATCGAACATTATGGCGACGAATTATCGCATCGACAACATGGTGCAATACAGCACGCCGACCTGGAGCAAGCTGTCGGCCGACCTGGCGTATGGCTTTGGCGAAGTGGCCGGCGACAATGCGAAAAACCGCAGCATGGGCGGCGCCGTGCATTACATCGACGGTCCGCTGAACGTGACCCTGACACACCACCGCCAGGAAAATGCGCTGGCGACCCAGCAAACGCGCAACACCTTGCTGGCCACGCGCTACGACTTTGGCGTGGTGCAAGGTAACTTCGGCTACGCCGACAACCGCGCCCTCGACGACAGCAAGAGCAATGACATCCTCGTCGGCTTCAGCGCCCCGTTCGGCGCCACCAAGCTGGTCGCGTCGTACATCCGCCACAACGACAAGAGCAATGCCAACCGTGACGCCCAGCAGTGGGCCATCGGCGCCTTCTATGCACTGTCCAAGCGCAGCGACCTGTACACCGGTTACGGCCACATCAGCAACAAGAACGGCGCTACCTACAAGGTTGGCAATGCCACCGACGATGGCACCGGCAACAGCGGTTTCAACCTCGGCATGCGCCACACGTTCTAA
- a CDS encoding dicarboxylate/amino acid:cation symporter, with protein MKKKRPLTLYILIAMVLGIIVGYGCNTAFPDAKLSAQIAGNISIVTDVFLRLIKMIIALLVFSTLTVGIAHMGDGKTAGRIGLKAMCWFVVASLVSLALGMVLSNLMQLGTNLGLPLPDVHASTNLKTAAFTLKDFFTHLVPKSPIEAMANNEILQVLVFSIFFGGALAGLGESGKTLTAVVDQLAQVMLRITGTIMNLAPLAVFAAMASVITTHGLGVLVTFAKFMGGFYLGLMCLWALLIGAGFVVIGPRVFKLVGLIREPFLLAFSTASSEAAYPKLLTALDQFGVDRKISSFVLPMGYSFNLDGSMMYCTFAVLFIAQAYGIDLSIGTQITMLLLLMLTSKGMAGVPRASLVVIAATLNQFNIPEAGLLLLMGVDQFLDMGRSATNAVGNAVATAVVAKWEGGLATEEEAAAANAASQNTESHWGEADHASKA; from the coding sequence ATGAAAAAGAAACGGCCATTAACCCTGTACATCCTGATTGCCATGGTCCTCGGCATTATTGTCGGCTATGGATGCAACACCGCTTTCCCTGATGCCAAGCTCAGCGCTCAGATCGCTGGCAATATTTCCATCGTCACCGACGTCTTCCTGCGCCTGATCAAGATGATCATTGCGCTGCTGGTGTTCTCGACCCTGACAGTCGGTATCGCTCACATGGGCGACGGCAAGACGGCCGGCCGCATCGGCTTGAAAGCCATGTGCTGGTTCGTCGTTGCCTCGCTGGTTTCGCTGGCGCTGGGCATGGTGCTGTCGAACCTGATGCAGCTGGGTACCAACCTGGGCTTGCCATTACCGGACGTACACGCTTCGACGAATTTGAAAACGGCCGCCTTCACCTTGAAAGATTTCTTCACGCACCTGGTGCCGAAGTCGCCGATCGAGGCCATGGCCAACAATGAAATCCTGCAAGTGCTGGTGTTCTCGATCTTCTTCGGCGGCGCACTGGCCGGCCTGGGCGAATCGGGCAAGACCCTGACGGCCGTTGTCGACCAGCTGGCGCAAGTCATGCTGCGCATCACCGGCACCATCATGAACCTGGCCCCACTGGCCGTGTTCGCCGCGATGGCTTCCGTCATCACCACGCACGGCCTGGGCGTGCTGGTCACGTTTGCCAAGTTCATGGGTGGCTTCTACCTGGGCCTGATGTGCCTGTGGGCACTGCTGATCGGCGCCGGCTTCGTCGTCATCGGCCCGCGCGTCTTCAAACTGGTCGGCCTGATCCGCGAACCATTCCTGCTGGCATTCTCGACGGCCAGCTCGGAAGCGGCCTATCCAAAACTGCTGACGGCGCTCGACCAGTTCGGCGTGGACCGCAAGATTTCCAGCTTCGTGCTGCCGATGGGCTACTCCTTCAACCTCGATGGCTCGATGATGTACTGCACCTTTGCCGTGCTGTTCATCGCGCAAGCCTACGGTATCGACCTGTCGATCGGCACGCAGATCACCATGCTGCTGCTGCTGATGCTGACCTCGAAAGGCATGGCCGGCGTACCGCGCGCCTCGCTGGTGGTGATTGCCGCTACCCTGAACCAGTTCAATATCCCGGAAGCGGGCTTGCTGCTGCTGATGGGCGTCGACCAATTCCTCGACATGGGCCGTTCGGCCACCAACGCGGTCGGCAATGCCGTCGCCACGGCTGTCGTCGCCAAGTGGGAAGGTGGCCTGGCCACCGAGGAAGAAGCAGCCGCGGCCAACGCGGCCAGCCAGAACACGGAAAGCCATTGGGGCGAAGCGGATCACGCTAGCAAAGCCTGA
- the folE gene encoding GTP cyclohydrolase I FolE, which translates to MSQEEFSENDWRRLISSFGEDPQRPGLLETPARVAKAWKHWTSGYGQDPVDLLKAFEDGAEQYNELIVVRGIPVYSHCEHHLAPFFGKATIGYVPNGKIVGLSKLTRLVDCFSKRLQVQERMTMQIANALMEVLEPKSVGVVVRCRHLCMESRGIRTPGEETITSAMLGEMQPNLALRTEFLALARES; encoded by the coding sequence ATGTCTCAAGAAGAATTCTCCGAAAACGACTGGCGCCGGCTGATCAGCAGCTTTGGTGAAGATCCGCAGCGTCCTGGCTTGCTGGAAACGCCGGCACGCGTGGCCAAGGCGTGGAAGCACTGGACGTCCGGCTATGGCCAGGATCCGGTGGACTTGCTGAAAGCGTTTGAAGATGGCGCGGAACAGTACAACGAGCTCATCGTCGTGCGCGGGATTCCCGTCTACAGCCATTGCGAACACCATCTGGCGCCGTTCTTCGGCAAGGCCACCATCGGTTACGTGCCAAACGGCAAGATCGTCGGCCTGTCGAAACTGACGCGCCTCGTCGATTGTTTCTCCAAGCGCCTGCAAGTGCAGGAACGCATGACGATGCAGATCGCCAATGCCCTGATGGAAGTGCTGGAACCGAAATCGGTGGGCGTGGTCGTACGCTGCCGCCATCTGTGCATGGAAAGCCGCGGCATCCGTACGCCGGGCGAAGAAACCATCACCTCGGCCATGCTGGGCGAGATGCAGCCGAACCTGGCGCTGCGTACGGAATTTCTGGCACTGGCGCGCGAAAGCTGA
- the nudC gene encoding NAD(+) diphosphatase yields the protein MLQTPDAFVPLIDAPEPAPAATDTLTFVFHRGRLLLRTPELTLPTAAEVAAYDIDLSRAQPVGWWQGRYCQTVWADEELPPGAGLAWHGMRSLFNAVDDAFLGLASRAVQLAEWARTHRHCGVCATPMQRTRGERCFTCAACGMLAYPRISPAMMVLIRKGEQVLLAMHKHSPSQRFSPLAGFLEAGESIEEAVHREVMEEVGLRVHNLQYFMSQSWPFPHSLMIAFTADYLDGEIRLDENEIAEARWFGPGDAWPEASSSVSISALLVGAHRPPTA from the coding sequence ATGCTGCAGACTCCCGATGCCTTTGTCCCCCTGATCGATGCGCCCGAACCGGCCCCGGCCGCCACGGATACGCTGACGTTTGTCTTTCACCGCGGGCGTTTGTTGTTGCGTACGCCAGAGCTGACCTTGCCCACGGCCGCCGAGGTAGCCGCGTACGATATCGATCTGAGCCGCGCACAGCCCGTGGGCTGGTGGCAGGGCCGCTATTGCCAGACGGTCTGGGCCGACGAAGAGTTGCCGCCGGGTGCCGGCCTGGCCTGGCACGGCATGCGCTCGCTGTTCAATGCCGTCGACGATGCTTTCCTGGGCTTGGCCAGCCGCGCCGTGCAACTGGCCGAGTGGGCGCGCACGCACCGCCATTGCGGCGTGTGCGCCACGCCCATGCAGCGCACGCGCGGCGAACGCTGTTTCACCTGCGCCGCCTGCGGCATGCTCGCGTATCCGCGCATTTCGCCGGCCATGATGGTGCTCATCCGCAAGGGCGAACAGGTGTTGCTGGCCATGCACAAGCACTCGCCATCGCAGCGTTTCAGCCCGCTGGCCGGTTTCCTGGAAGCGGGTGAATCGATCGAGGAAGCCGTGCACCGCGAAGTGATGGAAGAGGTGGGCTTGCGCGTGCACAATCTGCAGTACTTCATGAGCCAGTCCTGGCCGTTTCCCCATTCGCTGATGATCGCGTTTACGGCCGATTACCTCGACGGCGAGATCCGCCTCGACGAGAACGAGATCGCCGAGGCGCGCTGGTTCGGCCCCGGCGATGCGTGGCCGGAGGCGAGTTCGAGCGTGTCGATTTCCGCGTTGCTGGTGGGCGCCCACCGTCCGCCAACGGCATAG
- a CDS encoding methyl-accepting chemotaxis protein has protein sequence MKKLTFQQKLWIPLICSLLCITVIFVYNALEVRKIRIEERSADLSNAADLGLGAVKMFGDLAASGALTKEEAQKQATAVIKSMRFGETGYLSIINLDAVVVMNPAAPQTDGKNMSDFKDANGTYLYRDIVAVGKSDTGKGFVHYYFPRPGQKTPEPKMSRVAAYKPWSWTLVVGVYMDDIDAAFRQSLLTSLGVLVLVCGLLAAVVVVINRSLRHALGGDPEYAADVAEKIANNDLSGVVRTHANDRHSVLYAMKTMQTNLVDAISEIRHSAETIATASSEIASGNMDLSARTEMQASSLEETAASMEELTSTVTQNAGNAVQANELAQSASAVARQGGAVVAQVIGTMDTINASSRKIVDIIGVIDGIAFQTNILALNAAVEAARAGEQGRGFAVVASEVRNLAQRSAGAAKEIKELIGASVDSIAAGSTLVAQAGTTMDQVVASVSRVTDIMADITAASHEQSTGIGHVNQAITEMDSVTQQNAALVEEAAAAASSMQDQAAVLAQLVARFKLSAQEPGTSPRLAATSAGAPRAAAKKPLRSLAAR, from the coding sequence ATGAAGAAATTGACGTTCCAGCAGAAGTTATGGATTCCCCTGATTTGCAGCCTGTTGTGCATCACCGTTATTTTTGTCTATAACGCCCTGGAAGTGCGCAAGATCCGCATCGAAGAGCGCAGCGCCGACCTGAGCAATGCCGCCGACCTGGGCCTGGGCGCCGTCAAGATGTTCGGCGACCTGGCCGCCAGCGGCGCCTTGACGAAGGAAGAAGCGCAGAAGCAGGCCACGGCCGTCATCAAGAGCATGCGTTTCGGCGAGACCGGTTATTTGTCCATCATCAACCTCGACGCCGTCGTCGTGATGAATCCCGCCGCGCCGCAAACCGATGGCAAGAACATGTCGGATTTTAAAGATGCCAACGGCACCTATCTGTACCGTGACATCGTGGCTGTCGGCAAGAGCGATACGGGCAAGGGCTTCGTTCATTATTATTTCCCCCGTCCCGGCCAGAAGACCCCCGAACCGAAGATGAGCCGCGTGGCGGCCTACAAGCCATGGAGCTGGACCCTGGTGGTGGGCGTGTACATGGACGATATCGACGCGGCCTTCCGCCAGTCGCTGCTGACCTCGCTGGGCGTGCTGGTGCTCGTGTGCGGCTTGCTGGCCGCCGTCGTCGTGGTGATCAACCGTAGCTTGCGCCATGCGCTGGGCGGCGATCCCGAGTATGCGGCCGACGTGGCGGAAAAGATCGCGAATAACGATTTGAGCGGCGTCGTGCGCACGCATGCGAACGACCGCCACAGCGTGCTGTACGCGATGAAAACCATGCAAACCAACCTGGTCGATGCGATCAGCGAAATCCGCCACAGCGCCGAGACGATCGCCACGGCGTCGAGCGAGATCGCCAGCGGCAATATGGACTTGTCGGCGCGCACGGAAATGCAGGCCAGCTCGCTGGAAGAAACGGCGGCCTCGATGGAGGAATTGACCTCGACCGTGACGCAAAACGCGGGCAACGCCGTGCAGGCAAATGAACTGGCGCAGTCCGCTTCCGCCGTGGCACGCCAGGGCGGTGCCGTGGTGGCGCAAGTGATCGGCACCATGGACACCATCAACGCCTCGTCACGCAAGATCGTCGACATCATCGGCGTCATCGATGGCATCGCCTTCCAGACGAATATCCTGGCCTTGAACGCGGCCGTGGAAGCGGCGCGCGCCGGCGAACAGGGTCGCGGCTTTGCCGTCGTGGCATCAGAAGTGCGTAATCTGGCGCAGCGCTCGGCCGGTGCGGCGAAGGAAATCAAGGAGCTGATCGGCGCTTCCGTCGACAGCATCGCGGCCGGCAGCACCCTCGTCGCACAGGCGGGCACGACCATGGATCAGGTAGTCGCTTCCGTTTCGCGCGTGACCGACATCATGGCCGACATCACGGCCGCCTCGCACGAGCAAAGCACGGGCATCGGCCACGTCAATCAGGCGATCACGGAAATGGATAGCGTGACGCAGCAAAATGCGGCACTGGTGGAAGAGGCGGCGGCAGCGGCGTCGAGCATGCAGGACCAGGCGGCCGTGCTGGCGCAACTGGTGGCGCGCTTCAAACTGTCGGCGCAGGAGCCGGGCACGTCGCCGCGCCTGGCGGCCACTTCGGCTGGCGCACCGCGCGCCGCGGCGAAAAAGCCGCTGCGCAGCCTGGCGGCGCGCTAG
- a CDS encoding AraC family transcriptional regulator, which yields MSHPLQPNMLTTELGLDASASLMDFDVDGVLRPLLAVGLASVPEEAEQAPHQHRKGQLLYATRGVIHCEVDSGVWIVPPQCAVWIPGGLMHSAQGVGEAQCYCLFVEPAMAPALPTVCCTVAVSPLLRELIAKAAGFPTLAALHGAQERLVFTLLDELAAAPVEDLHLPMPRDARLRRLAALLLAQPADKSTLAEWAGRIGMSERSMTRQSLEELGMSVGRWRRQLHVILALRRLAQGHSVKAVALELGYENTSGFVTMFRKAAGKPPARYLAERESGRA from the coding sequence ATGTCCCATCCATTGCAGCCCAACATGCTCACCACCGAGCTGGGCCTTGACGCCAGCGCCTCCCTCATGGATTTCGACGTCGATGGCGTGTTGCGCCCGCTGCTGGCCGTGGGCCTGGCCAGCGTGCCCGAGGAGGCCGAGCAGGCACCGCACCAGCACCGCAAGGGGCAGTTGCTGTATGCCACGCGCGGCGTGATTCATTGCGAGGTGGACAGCGGCGTGTGGATCGTGCCGCCCCAGTGCGCCGTGTGGATACCGGGCGGCCTGATGCATTCCGCGCAGGGCGTGGGCGAGGCCCAATGTTATTGCCTGTTTGTCGAACCGGCCATGGCGCCGGCCTTGCCCACCGTCTGCTGTACCGTGGCCGTCTCGCCCCTGCTGCGCGAACTGATCGCCAAGGCGGCCGGTTTTCCTACCCTGGCCGCGCTGCATGGCGCGCAGGAACGCCTGGTGTTCACCCTGCTCGACGAACTGGCGGCCGCGCCCGTGGAAGACTTGCATCTGCCGATGCCGCGCGATGCGCGTTTGCGCCGCCTGGCCGCCCTGCTGCTGGCGCAGCCCGCCGATAAAAGCACCCTGGCCGAGTGGGCCGGCCGCATCGGCATGAGCGAGCGCAGCATGACCCGGCAGTCACTGGAGGAATTGGGCATGAGCGTGGGCCGCTGGCGCCGGCAATTGCACGTCATCCTGGCCTTGCGACGGCTGGCGCAAGGCCACAGCGTAAAAGCGGTGGCGCTGGAACTCGGTTATGAAAATACCAGCGGTTTCGTCACCATGTTCCGCAAGGCGGCGGGCAAGCCGCCAGCGCGCTACCTGGCGGAACGGGAATCGGGAAGAGCATAA
- a CDS encoding catecholate siderophore receptor Fiu: protein MAIKSRKHAPTRFNQHIGAALAVMLLPVAAQAADPAGQSAPASQQTLNEIKVVGSKENDFKAEKASSPKYTEELVNTPQTIVVIKKELIEQQGALTLTDALRNTPGVGTFFLGENGNTNTGDAVYMRGFDSSGSIYVDGVRDVGSISRDVFNIEQIDVLKGPAGTDSGRGSPTGSINLVSKTATMENKFNSLLTVGSGKQKRATADWNRVLDSDTGTALRLNLMTQDSGDPARDEVKNKRWAFAPTVTFGIGKPTRITASYLHVDQDNVPDGGVPTIGLPGYSTPDTITKTNPVIRTFLNGAAKVDPKNFYGSTADYNKVKADMGTLRIDHDFSPTLQIQNTTRYGKTKQDYLLTAFMGSTVNLKTPVATDPSTWTMARSLRTVKDQENTILTNQTVVSAQFDTGVLKHSVVAGAEFTSEKQTNYSYVPASLGTLQDANLYNPNPRDTVTGHNPVRSGAFTEGEVNTQSLYVFDTIKFGDKWLFNGGVRFDHFNTTYDAVALQGAVTAPAVQPLPVGTPIPTHLTLSDTLANGKISAMYKPTPDSSVYALLATSKAPPGVNFALSAGANSAQNPKYDPQETITKEIGTKWDFLKQKLSFSAAVYQTTVKNEVEQDPVIPTIYYQTGKKRVEGLELGVVGEIMPNWLVSAGYTRMNTKVESGKVVTASGVNNLSYTPKQAFTSWTSYTLPFGLKIGGGARYVGEMLRGTDGAVGTPARVDAYWVFDAMASYTVNKNLDLQLNAYNLADKTYVAAINKSGFRYTPGQPRSFSLMANIKF from the coding sequence ATGGCAATCAAGAGCCGCAAACACGCCCCCACCCGTTTCAACCAGCACATCGGCGCCGCCCTGGCCGTGATGCTGCTGCCCGTTGCCGCCCAGGCGGCCGACCCTGCCGGCCAAAGCGCGCCCGCATCGCAGCAAACCCTGAACGAAATCAAGGTCGTGGGCTCCAAGGAAAATGATTTCAAGGCCGAAAAAGCCTCGTCGCCGAAATACACGGAAGAGCTGGTCAATACGCCGCAAACCATCGTCGTGATCAAGAAGGAATTGATCGAGCAGCAAGGTGCGCTGACCCTGACGGACGCGCTGCGCAACACGCCAGGCGTGGGTACTTTTTTCCTCGGTGAAAACGGCAACACGAATACGGGCGACGCCGTCTACATGCGCGGTTTCGATTCGTCGGGCAGCATCTATGTCGATGGCGTGCGCGACGTGGGCTCCATCTCGCGCGACGTCTTCAACATCGAACAGATCGACGTATTGAAGGGCCCGGCGGGCACCGACAGCGGCCGCGGTTCGCCGACCGGCTCGATCAACCTGGTCAGCAAGACGGCCACCATGGAAAACAAATTCAACTCCCTGCTGACAGTGGGCAGCGGCAAGCAGAAACGCGCCACGGCCGACTGGAACCGCGTTCTCGACAGCGATACCGGCACGGCATTGCGCCTGAACCTGATGACGCAGGACAGCGGCGATCCGGCGCGCGATGAAGTCAAGAACAAGCGCTGGGCCTTCGCGCCCACCGTCACCTTCGGCATCGGCAAACCGACGCGCATCACGGCCAGCTACCTGCATGTGGATCAGGACAACGTACCCGACGGCGGCGTGCCGACCATCGGCTTGCCTGGCTACTCGACGCCGGACACCATCACGAAGACAAACCCGGTCATCCGCACTTTCCTGAACGGCGCGGCCAAGGTCGATCCGAAGAATTTCTACGGCTCCACTGCGGACTACAACAAGGTCAAGGCCGATATGGGCACCTTGCGTATCGACCATGATTTCTCGCCAACCTTGCAAATCCAGAACACCACGCGCTACGGCAAGACCAAGCAGGACTACCTGCTGACGGCCTTCATGGGCAGCACCGTCAACCTGAAGACACCGGTCGCCACCGATCCGTCGACCTGGACCATGGCGCGCTCGTTGCGCACCGTGAAAGACCAGGAAAACACGATCCTGACCAACCAGACCGTGGTCAGCGCACAATTCGACACTGGCGTGCTGAAGCACTCCGTGGTGGCCGGCGCCGAGTTCACCAGCGAAAAACAGACCAACTACAGCTATGTGCCCGCCAGCCTGGGCACTTTGCAGGATGCCAATCTGTACAACCCGAACCCGCGTGACACCGTCACCGGCCATAACCCCGTACGCAGCGGCGCCTTCACCGAAGGCGAAGTCAATACGCAAAGCCTGTACGTGTTCGACACCATCAAGTTCGGCGACAAGTGGCTGTTCAACGGCGGCGTGCGTTTCGACCATTTCAACACCACGTATGATGCCGTCGCTCTGCAAGGGGCCGTGACTGCGCCTGCGGTACAGCCCTTGCCCGTCGGCACGCCGATTCCGACGCATCTGACCCTGAGCGACACCTTGGCCAACGGCAAGATCTCGGCCATGTACAAGCCAACGCCGGACAGCAGCGTGTACGCCTTGCTGGCCACGTCGAAAGCGCCGCCGGGCGTCAACTTCGCCTTGAGCGCGGGCGCCAACAGCGCGCAAAATCCAAAATATGACCCGCAGGAAACCATTACCAAGGAAATCGGTACCAAGTGGGACTTCCTGAAACAAAAACTGTCGTTCTCGGCCGCCGTCTACCAGACCACCGTCAAGAATGAAGTGGAACAAGATCCTGTGATCCCGACCATTTATTACCAGACCGGCAAGAAACGCGTGGAAGGCCTGGAACTGGGCGTGGTGGGCGAGATCATGCCGAACTGGCTGGTCAGCGCCGGCTACACGCGCATGAATACCAAGGTCGAGTCGGGCAAGGTCGTCACGGCCAGCGGCGTCAACAACCTCAGCTACACGCCAAAACAGGCGTTCACCAGCTGGACCTCGTACACCCTGCCATTCGGCCTGAAGATCGGCGGCGGCGCGCGTTACGTGGGTGAAATGCTGCGCGGCACCGATGGCGCCGTCGGCACGCCGGCACGCGTCGATGCCTACTGGGTCTTCGATGCCATGGCAAGCTACACCGTCAACAAGAACCTCGACCTGCAGTTGAATGCCTACAATCTGGCCGACAAGACCTATGTGGCGGCCATCAACAAGTCCGGCTTCCGCTACACGCCAGGCCAGCCCCGTTCGTTCAGTCTGATGGCCAATATCAAGTTCTAA